ATACCTCTTTCTCCCTCTAATTTAGAAGCTCCGTAGGTATTAATAGGGTTTGGTTCTTGGTCTTCTTTAATTGGAGTATTGCTAATTCCATCAAAAATATAGTCAGTAGAAATATGGATAAGATTGATGTCATTTTCTTTACATAGTTGGGCAATTTTCTTAGGCGCATGAGCATTAATTAAAAATGCTCTGTCTTTTTCTTTTTCAGCGTTATCAACGGCAGTGTAGGCGGCGCAATTAATAATAAAGTCATTCTTATGGCAAGACTTAAAAAAATCTTGAAGACTGCTTTCATCTGTAATATCTAAATCACTTGAAGTTAGAAACCTTGTCTCTATATTTCTAGGAATAACTTTTTTAATTGATTGACCGAGTTGTCCATTGGCCCCAAAGATATAAATCATAATCTCTCTTTAAGGCCATTAAAACTTGGCAGAATTTGATCTTTTTCTGATAAGGAAATATCAGATTCTGGAATCAACCAATCGATAGCAATACTTGGATCATTAAAAATAAAACCAGCTTCACTTTCTTTATTATAGTAGTTATCAACTTTATATTGAAAGATTGCCTCTTTAGATAGAACTACAAAGCCGTGGGCAAATCCTCTTGGAATAAAAATTTGCTTGTGATTTTCTTCGGAGAGCTTCACTGATAGATACTTTCCAAAAGTGGCAGAATCTGGTCTTAAGTCAACTGCTACGTCTAAAACCTCTCCCTTAGTGACACGGACAAGCTTTGCCTGAGCGTGATCTCCCCGTTGGAGGTGCATACCTCTTAAAGTTCCATAGGTAGAGAAAGATTGATTATCTTGTACAAATTTAGTGGTAATTCCATTTTCTAGAAAAGATTTTTCATTATAGCTTTCAAAGAAATGACCTCTCTC
This sequence is a window from Halobacteriovorax sp. JY17. Protein-coding genes within it:
- the rfbC gene encoding dTDP-4-dehydrorhamnose 3,5-epimerase; its protein translation is MIETTFIKDLVIFTPRVFEDERGHFFESYNEKSFLENGITTKFVQDNQSFSTYGTLRGMHLQRGDHAQAKLVRVTKGEVLDVAVDLRPDSATFGKYLSVKLSEENHKQIFIPRGFAHGFVVLSKEAIFQYKVDNYYNKESEAGFIFNDPSIAIDWLIPESDISLSEKDQILPSFNGLKERL